The nucleotide window AATACTTTTTTAGAAACACGTTACATATGCAGACACTCATAAACATGTATCACTATGGGGAAAACACATGTTGCCTAGTGTTTAAACGTAAATCAAGTGTAAATTATCTGCCATGAGGCGTAGTACAACATACGCCGAGTACAACACAAAAAGAACTTTGTTTCTACACAAATCTTGGCATACTGTGAGAAAAGCACTCGGCTTATGCAAGGGGCTCGGCATAAGCAGCCGCCACATGGCCGTCCTCCCACCCCTTGACAGCTCTGTGACAGCGGCCACTGTAGGCGAGTGTCTATTAACAACCCATGGGTCTCATATATGTAAGCCGAGTATCCGGTAATATATACTCAGCTTACCCCGACGCCTGTTATAAAAGGAGCCACACGTGGCCGACCGGGCTGTAAACCtagccacgccgccgccgcccctactCCATGCATCAAGTTTATCTTTGGGGTGGTTCTGTTCAAGTTTGTTGATCGCCATTGGATTCTGGGCTTTGGGAAATTTCTAAAACCCTCCATTATTTGATCATGGACTCATGATTTATGTAAGGCATTCATTTCACATTTCAACCTTCATCatattatttctataaaatattATAGCCGGAACTTGCAATGAATCTAGAGCATATGTGAATATGCATTTAGAGTTACAAGCACCGAACCCAACAACATAGCATGACGACAGCTATTGGATATTCAAGACCATgtttgatggtgtcctggaccAGGAGGTACCCACCATGTCGTCTCCTTGCAAGGTGGCTCGGGCCGAGGATCCCCATTGCGGTTTACCAGTGGGCCATCTTCTGAAGGCCCAAGGCATATGGAAGGAATGTTCCGAAGACTTGGCGCATACTCTAAGACTTAGATATCGTCTACACATCGATCTACCATATACGTAGCCGACCTATCTATAACCCTAGACCCCATAATATCTATATAAACTAGGGGGTAGAGCTTGTGGAAGATCATcaacaatctcgtggtagattaacATGTACTATGTACTCCATCCAAAATCAATACAATcaaagcatgacgtagggtattatatctttgagagagcccgaacctgggtaaaaccgcGCGTCTGTTGTTACCATTGTATCTAGATTAGtagcttgggaccccctacccaagattcGCCAGAACGACTCCATCAATGTTATTTCTGAGGAAAGGCATGGCTTTTCCAAACGGTTGCTTCTCTCCTGATGTCTCCCATTCACTCGTGTTTGCAATACATCTTAGAATTTCACCTATTTGCTGTGCTAGCATGTCCGAATAGAAGACATAGCAACAAGCATAAGTGAATAAGAATGTAATTTTTAAGGAATAGAAGTGGCCAGATTCTTAGAATTGGTGCTACTTTTTTCCCTTTATAGAAGAGAGAGTGGTTGTTGCGGTTGCTATGAGGAACGTTGTGTCTCGCGAAGTTGCAATTTATAGAGCTGTATCAGGCAAGGAGACAACAAGGAGAGACCGTGTACTTCTGCTATGTCACATGCCTATAAGATTGAAATTATCCATAAAGGCATGATTCCATCTTCAACCACTCATACTTCAATTTTGCTATAAAGCATACCGTATCCGTAGGAGGAGAATACAAGTACAACGTGATGGTGCCGTTGAATAGTCTCTGTTCCTTGTCGACATTCTCAAAAGTGCGAGGCAAATGGAAGATTCATTGATTTCTCCAAATTTTCTACGCATCTCCGATTTTCTTGTCTTCTTTTGAAATCAAATTTCTAgttttgttcttcttcttcttctcttctctAGGGAGATATTCGTGGATTTTATTTACCTGTGATACGTTTCATCGGACCAACTCACTTGAATGACATCAGTGATTCCTAGATCCGAGAGACACAACCAAATTGAGTGAAAATAAAACTTAAGCTAGGTAAGCAACTCCTACACATCAGCAGAGATTACCAATAATATACTTCTCATTGTCCTTTTGACAATCAAAACACCATTGGAAGGTACATAATCAATGAAAGAAAAATGCAAAACCTCGCATGCTCATCCACATGGATTTTTCTTCTTGTGATTACACAGAGAAGAATGTGCATCACCGTGCACACTTCATACACGCACATGTAAGACATACCCTACAGAGAGCGGGACTAAATATGTGAATATCATATATTCTTAGTGAATGTTAATGTAGCATATTTCCCGGTCTAATGTTGAATGTAAATGTTAGTTATTTTGCTGCTTATAGTGTTACCAACACAAGATCTAACAACTTTTCAACAATTTTTTTTGCATGGATGATGCTTATAGAATTTTGCGAAAAGTTTCCCATATAGTGTGATTCCTGAAATAGGCGTGTGCATGCGCAGCAAAGATACCCTTTACCATATCGGCTTCCGTTTCTGCCATAGTACATGCATTGTATTTCTAGGATAGAGTGTTGGAGCAATTTTACTTTTTGTAAATGAAGTTTTATTGGTTTATATTGTGGCACCAAAACCAAAACGGTGCAGATAACTAAGGTGCACTCAGCAACAAATCAAGATTATCAACAAGATTGATAGAATTATGTGGAAATTAACGGCTAAGGCTCTCTATGGATACTAGGCCAAGGCATGTAACCATGAGCTATGGCTTTTGAGCAGACATAATTTAGAAGATTTGAGATTTCGAGCATGAGCGTGTGACGAAGCATAACATCTCCGGATTTGACCTTTGAGGCTTTGATTTTGTTTCCTGCATTCCGTGGTATAGTAATATGAAGCATGAACGCGTAGGTCTGCTGTCAGCTCGACCAGACACACATTCCATTGTTTGTCACCTCCACCGTCTCTTCAGTTCATCCATGGGCTGTTTCTCTCTGCCTGCGCATAGAAGTCTCTGGCTGCAGGTACATTCCACTACTAGAATCGTCCTCATTACCGAGTTCCCAGGGCAGAGCCAGGAATCAACTCGGCAAAAACATCGCCAAGTCCCAACCTCGGTGGAAGGGACTCGGCTGGACATGGCCCGACAACCATTTAGTCCTCGAGTTCTTTTTATCGGGAACTTCGCAAACATTTCATTAAGGTTTGTCGAGTTTCTTTCGCACGGGAACTCTGCAAACCACTCCGTCATGCGGGACTTGGCGTTAATGTAAATGCCACATAGCACTAATCTGTGCTAAACTCGGCAGAGTAACGACAAATATAAAGAAGCCACGTGTCCGCCATTATTGCCAGTATAAATGTCTGTCGAGTGTCTTTGATAAGAAACTCGGCAAATAGTTTGCCGGgtttccctcaaaaaaaaaaaactctGCAGAGCTCGGTCAAATAAGGGCCCGACGCGTGGCACTGCCTTATTTGCCCTGTGCCAGATTTCACTGAGTTCAAGGCCAACCTAACTGGGCAAATATTGTACTGAGTTTGGAACTCGACATGCCAGATTTCGCCGAGTTCAAGGCCAACGGAACTGGCAATGTTTTTGCCGAGTTTGGAACTCGATAGTATCCGGTTGAATAAGGGCCCGACGTGTGGCACTTCCTTATTATTGTCCAGTGCCAGATTTCGCCAAGTTCACGACGAACGAAACTGGGCAAATATTTTGCCCAGTTCAGAACTCGGTAGTCTCTTGTTGAAGGAGACTGACGCATGGCACAAACCGTAATTGCCCAGTCTAGTGTTTTGACGAGTTTCCCTTTTTAAAACTCGCTAAGGATTTGCCTATCACCGAGTTTGCAACTCGGCGAAGGTTGTCTATGTCTACAGACAATCCTGGGTTCACCGAGTTGTAGGACAAGATATTGTACTATGCGATAAATTATGATCCAAATATGCTTTATTTGGGTAATTTATACCAACAGCGATCAAGAAAGGTCGAAGGCTACTAGGTATCTTCATTGTTACCAACATTCGCTAGTAGAACACGCTGCCATTACGTGACTAACTAGTAGCATGCGAACCGGCAATACCACTAGAGAGATACATACTAGCATTGTTCGGGCTAAGCTCTGCTAATAGTCTGTTACCAGTGGCGTTGTACTAGCAGCACGCTAGCTGAACGCTGCTAGAAGGCAATCTCGAACGCTGCTAGTAAAGGGGTCGTGTACTAGTGGGATCCTAGATCTGTTGTGCCCAGCACCACAACCGCCGACATGCGAGCACCACCGTGCACAGCTTCGCAACCATCACGACACCTAGACAGTTGCGCTTGCTCCACTGCCTTCACCTTGCCCGCCAAGCTCCGGGCCACCGCCCCGTCAACGGGTCAAGCAAGCACTAGCCGCCGCCCACAACCTCATGAGCTAGCCTCCAACGACGCCAAGAGAGAGTCCGCGCGTGAGGAAAGGCGGCAGGCCACAATATTCAATCCCCAACCAATCAAGCCGATGGGGGAATCCAAGAACCACTGCCGCCCCAGATCCGCCAGGAGCAAGCGAGTCAAATGGTCCCACTCCCACCGCCGCCGCTTTAGGCCCAACAGCGGCACTACTAGGCGGTGGCGATGGGAAGGGAGTGGGAGGGGACCCGCCGGTGCTAGTGAGCTAGGCTCCGCCTGGGGGACAGACGGAATTTGACATTCGTTTAGGATCACTTGACCCAGATGTAAATCGAAAGTGCCCTTCTCAGCTCGAGCTCATATGAGCTGGGCTGAATAGTAAAATTTGAAAAACAATTCAAAAAATAATGGATTTATTTTGCTGTTCACTCAAGCCCATATGAGCTTGAGCTCAGTTTATCCACTTCCGGCTATATTGCACCGGGAATGAACAGTGAGATATTGTTGCTTCCCGTAGTAGTATCGGGTACTTTCAAGAAAAGTCCAGCTTAAATTCTACACCGAATCGGAGGGAACAACCGCAATTTGCTGGTTCAACAGTTGCGAAGTTTATCCCTGACCTCACGTCATACGGAGTTCGGATGACATCTCTCCAAGTAGCTTCCTCGTTAGTGCGTGCCGGCGGCAGGTATGACCACTCAATCTGAGTAGCCCCAACGGCACAGTCGCCATCCTTTGAGCTCCGACTCCTGCACGGGCGTTCTCACCTTCCGACTTCGATCTTGAGGCGACCACGCACAGGTCTATGCCGTGAACCTATAAAATCTCCACCCCGGCGTTCCGTTCGCCCACAATACAAAAGCAGAAAATTGTCATCCGATCAAGCAACAACTTTGGATCTCTCGATTCGGCAAGCTGCAGCAGGGATCGAAATCAGGCACTCGTCAGGGCCGGTCCTGCGATTTCAGGGGCCCGGGGCGAAACTACAATCCGGGGCCCTTCGGGGAAGATTTAAATTTGTATCAAAGAAAACAATTAAGTGCATTCAAAATCAGTGTATATATCAAATAATGTTTCATATATTACCTTCAACATTTTCCCCTAACATTTTGTGATGCAAAATCGCTAATGATAGTATCAATATCAATTTCTTCTCCGTGCATAAATTCGCCAAGTCATTTAACCTCTCTTGCAATTTCTTCTCCCATTTTAGGCCCCTTTTCCCCTAATATGTCCCTAGCTTTGTTATCAAGATTACCCCAATTACTTGATCATAAATATCCATAGTAACAACCGGTTCAACATCCTCCTCGTCGGCATTAGTTTGGTCATATGCAAGAACTATTGCCAACTCGTCCGGATTTCCTGAAGTGCTCGTATCGCTCTTATAATATTAAAATGGATCCTCTCAACGCTCCTTTCATCTCATCTACCTCCTTCCTTTCTGTTTTTTTCACTTTAGGATGGATACTTTCTACCCGAACCCAACATGGTCGTGCTGCAATTGAAAGGAACAATTTACTTTTAAAATTAGCGCAAAGCTATGGAGATATTAGATTAATTACAGaagatcttcatctaatgtcatGAAAAAACCTGCTAGGGCATAGACGCATAGTAGTACAGTACCTTCTCTTTCTTTGTATTCTTCACCATTGCAGTTGCATCTTTGTATTCCTTCTTAGCTTCTCTAATTGAAATGACAAAAGAATATGGCATATCATTGTTTGAAGAATTAAAAGGAAACCAGCAGAAGTCATGTGTTGTCTATCAGGggtagatgcacaaaggtaaaagGTGAAATGAAAATATATAGCCAATGGGTTATGTTATCAAGAGTTTCTTTTTAGTTGAGAAAGGGACCAATGCATTTCTTGATTTTCATTGCTACATTTAGCTAACGCCTAATACAAAACAAAATTGAGAATTTCAATGAAAACTATTGCTAAGATTATCCCTGAAGATCTATTGTTAAGATCATCACATCATTAAACATCAGAAATGCAAAAGATAACCAAAAAAAGCAGAAATACTATTAGTGAAGTGCTCATAAAACGGACAAAAATTGAACCTCTTCTTGGGCCATAAATCTAAATAAACATGTTAATATTTGCTAGCCCTTGCCTCTGGTTTCAGTTGGCATGAAGCAATGTGTGTCATGCAGCTGTTGCATGGAGAAGGAAAAATATAAGCAGGTAGAGGAATAAAAATTGAGATAATAATAAAGTACAACAGGAATTGAATCTTGTGGTTATATATCTGGATTTCTCACTGGCTGGATCCTATTGTCCATGAACATAAGCATCGGTCATATTCTGCATACCTGCAAGAATGAACCCATAACTAAACCAATCAATAACTGCATTTGCAGCAAACAACCAAGGAAATAAAAAGCTTCGTCTGGTATCCAAGAAGAAACGCTACATCAACAAACCGTGTGATCCCCTATACCGAAGCTGTCATCACATGGAAGCGGGAGGGATCAAATAAATTATATTTGGAAGGAGATCGTATGTACAAATCAGATGGATTGTGTCGCTCACCATGATTGTCCTTCACCTTTTTACTCTTGGAGATGGTCGTTGAAGAGTACAGGAAGAGCAGCTTCTTTGTTTTCTGTCTGTAAACCTATGAGCAAGTTCACAATCAGATGGCGTGCAACGGAAACGATTCGCGACGGCAGCAGCAGAGCCATTGGAGGATAGCGAGAATGGCGACGGCATGGGATGGGATGCGTTGGTGGAGGAGACCATGAGTCGGAGATTAATAGAACGGGATTTAGTGCAGAAGCTGAAGAGGGTGAGAGAAATCAACCGATGGTAGTATGGTACGGAGAAGCTGATGAGACCGATCTGGGGAAGATGATAGGGCGCAACGCCCAACACGGTCTTTTTTTCCTTTGGGTGAGCGAAGCTAAGTTTTCGATCTGTCGCTCCTCCGGCACCTGGACCGAAGTAGCCAGCTATAGAGCCCATACATCGTACGTGCAAAGAGGCTTCCTCCCACCAGGACCAAAAACAGCCAACTATCTAGCCCACAACTCTGCTAAAAAAACATTCTAGCCCACAACCTGGCTGCGCCAGCCCAAGTCAAAGATTGAAGCGTACGGGTACAGCCCAACTAAATCAAGCAGCGAGCGTACGGAGGCACGCAGCGAACGGGGTGGATGGAAAGGAACGAATCGGTATGTTCCACTTAGCGGTGGCACCTCTTAGTAATTTTGTGAACTTTTGATCAGACGGTTGCAGACTCCTGAGCTATATCACATCAAGGGTTAGAACAATTCGAGTGACGTGGCTTCATGAGAAGGCAGGAAAATCATCTAGTGGGGTGCCCCTATTCAGATATAGAAGATTACCCCAATTACTTGATCATAAATATCCATAGTAACAACCGGTTCAACATCCTCCTCATCGGCATTAGTTAGGGAGTATGCAAGAACTATTGCCAACTCGCCCGGATTTCCTGAAGTGCTCGTATCGCTCTTATAATATTAAAAGGGATCCTCGCAACGCTCTTTTCATCTCATCTACCTCCTTCCTTTCTGTTTTTTCACTTTCGTATGGATACTTTCTACCCGAACCCAACATGACCGTGCTGCAATTGAAAGGAACAATTTACTTTTAAAATTAGCGCAAAGCTATGGAGACATTAGATTAATTACAGaagatcttcatctaatgtcatGAAAAAACCTGCTAGGGCATAGACGCATAGTAGTACAGTACCTTCTCTTTCTTTGTAGCTTAATGATTGGAGAGCCCGACAACAATTTCCTGTTGACCTGTTCGGTCGAGAAAGAATTGGGAACAGGCATTAGAAAAAAAAAATCAGGAAGAAGAACAGGCGAGGGCAGAGGGGCGAGCAAACGTACCTGGCGCAGTCGTTCGTCGGGAGGCAAAGACGAACAGGCGAAAAGGCAGGGAACTACCGATCCGAACGAACAGGAAATTAGGGATTGATCGATTCCTTTCCTCTCCACGTCCTTTGCCTTGTACGCTCAAACATGGGGCGGCTCATTATCTCTAACTTTTTTTTTCCAAGGCCTAGTAGCAGGCGACGCGAGAGGCTGAGGCGCTGGTGAGCTTCGCTTGAAAAAACGTATAGCTCCTGTATGCTATGTACACGTCCCTGGGAGGCCCCCCTGACTTTTGGAGGCCCGGTGTAGGTGCCTGATCGAAGCTAGCAGGATCCATGGCCTTGGAGAGGTTCTTGACGGCGCTTGTCTTCTGCCAGGCGCCCCTCGACGGATACGACACGTCCGTGATGACAGCGAGCTCTGTCGGCAAGCACGTCTCGGGCGGCACGTCGAAACTGGCGGCTCACGAGGTGAACGATGAGGAGAAGAAACAGGGATACTCCGGCGGGTCGACGGTGCAGCGGCATGCTGGGTTCCAGATGGCGTTCGACGGCCTCAACTGCTTCGACACCGTCATGGTGCACTGCGCATGCCCTTCTTTCTGAACATGTATAGGACTTGGATAAGTTAGAACGTTGACACGTACGTACTTGTAATGGTTTTTCCATTTGATTGCACTGTTTGACTAGTAGTCCATATGCATAACCTTCAGTACGAACGAAAGTAATTTGAAGTGGATGTGTATTTGTCAGAGCATCTCCAATAAAAAATGCAAATTTAAAGATGTAAAATAGGAGATATAAAATTTTACATCTTCAAAAAAGAGCCAACTCCAACAGATAATGCAAAACAGAGATGTAAAAGAGCAATTCCAATATAAGATACAAACTGGAGATGTAAAAAACTAGTCGGCGGCAGGCGAATTGGGGTGGCGGTAGTGGGGCCGGCGTCGGCGCGACACAATTCGGTGCGGTGGCAGGGGTGGTGAATcgggacggcggcggcgtgaATTGGGGCGGCGAAGCAGCGGTGGTGCAGCAGCATAGGAGCGGCCATTCGAGGCGGAgagagcgaggaggaggagcggcggtggggcggcggaggagcaTCAGAGGGGCGGTGGGCGTGCGGCTCGAACCCGGCGGCGAGGGGAGCACAAATCATACGATAGCACGGCGGCGATTCGGCGGTGCAGAAGCGGCCAATTCGGCCGATTTGGAGGCGGGTAGCGGTGGAAACGGAGGCGGGGGTGGTGGAGTGGCTGGATCTGGCAGTGAGGCGGCAGCCACGAAGTTTACCGGCCGGGGTGGGGCAAAACCGAGGCGGCGGCATGGAGGCGGAGGCGGGATTGGGGACGGTGGTCCCACCGGCGAA belongs to Triticum urartu cultivar G1812 chromosome 7, Tu2.1, whole genome shotgun sequence and includes:
- the LOC125525798 gene encoding uncharacterized protein LOC125525798; protein product: MALERFLTALVFCQAPLDGYDTSVMTASSVGKHVSGGTSKLAAHEVNDEEKKQGYSGGSTVQRHAGFQMAFDGLNCFDTVMVHCACPSF